CGTGGTTGAGGTATTGGAATACCGCCGTCGCGCTCAGACCAGTCGGATAGTCGGGCTGCAAGCCAAAGGAACGGCTGATGCTCGGCTTGCCAGCCGTTACTACCGACTGGCCCGTGGTGCGCACGACCCGCACGTTACCTGGGTCGTTACCGGTAAAGGTGAGCGTGATACCGATATTATTAAAATTTTGCGCAGTGCCAGGGGCAGCCCGCTCGTAGGTTTGCACGATGCCTAGTATGTAGTTGGTATCATTTTCCCCCGTGATAGTAGCGCCCGAATTATCGGCTAGCGAAAGCGTCTGGGGGCCCGTGCTGATAATTCCATTTAACAGCGTCAGACTTTTCTGAATGATAGCAGAAATTTGAACGTTTTCCCCGTTGTTGTTCACCGTTTTTATTCCTCCGCCGTCAACTCGAAATGCCTGGTAGCGCTCCCTGGCAAATACCTGGTTGCCACCAGCCAACGTGAAAACTGAAGTTTCCCGTTGAATAAACCCGTTGGCATGGTCTACAAAGTCACCGTATACCCTCAACTCACCGGTTACCAGGCGGGCCAGGCCGCGGTCAACAGTAGAGTTACCCTCAATAGTCAGGTTATGAGCCAGTGCCGGGCCAGTAGCCGCCGTAGAGTTAATATTAGGATAAACGGTGCAGGGGTCACTGTAATTTGGGATTTCCACATCCGTCGTGGCCGTGGGCACCCCGTTGCTCCAGTTCAGCGGCTCGAACCAATCGCCAGAGTTGGCGGGCTGCGGGTTGGCGCACTGAGGGTTGGGGCCCCCAATCCAGGTGGTAGCGCTTGGGGCAGTGCCGGTTACCGTAAACGTCGTTTTGTAGTTGGCCCCATTGCGCGAATCGTAGATGGCAAAAGAATTACCGTTATTGCTGCCATTCGCTTGAATATATAATTCCAACGTGTAGTTGCCAGGACCGCTAGTAAATCTCAGAATGTTGCCCGACGCATTGGCTCCGGTAGCATTATCCGGAGTCTGAAAGCGACGGTCACTATTGCCGTCGCTTCCAGTCTGATAGTCTTGGGGGATGCTTATCGGATTAAACCGATACGTAGCGGAAGGCCCCGCCGACCCATCCGCATTAGTAGTAGGATATACTCGGAAGTATACCTGAGCCGGACTAGCCACTACGTTGCCGTTATGTTCATACGTATTGAGCTGAGCACCTAGCGTCAAGGTACCACTCGTGCGGTCAAACGAGCCTAATGAGCTTGGAAAAGAAGCGTTCGTAGCATCACTGGCATTAGCAACATCGGTTTTGTAATAGGTGCCATTCAGGATGACGTAATCGTTGAAAAAGCCCAGGTCAGAAGGATACTGCGCCTGGGCACTGGTGGCGCACAATAGACCAGCCAATAAAAACAATAGCTGCCGCAGCTTACCCCAGGAATAGCCAACACCTGGAGCTGAAAAAG
The sequence above is drawn from the Hymenobacter baengnokdamensis genome and encodes:
- a CDS encoding T9SS type A sorting domain-containing protein; the protein is MVLSTFSAPGVGYSWGKLRQLLFLLAGLLCATSAQAQYPSDLGFFNDYVILNGTYYKTDVANASDATNASFPSSLGSFDRTSGTLTLGAQLNTYEHNGNVVASPAQVYFRVYPTTNADGSAGPSATYRFNPISIPQDYQTGSDGNSDRRFQTPDNATGANASGNILRFTSGPGNYTLELYIQANGSNNGNSFAIYDSRNGANYKTTFTVTGTAPSATTWIGGPNPQCANPQPANSGDWFEPLNWSNGVPTATTDVEIPNYSDPCTVYPNINSTAATGPALAHNLTIEGNSTVDRGLARLVTGELRVYGDFVDHANGFIQRETSVFTLAGGNQVFARERYQAFRVDGGGIKTVNNNGENVQISAIIQKSLTLLNGIISTGPQTLSLADNSGATITGENDTNYILGIVQTYERAAPGTAQNFNNIGITLTFTGNDPGNVRVVRTTGQSVVTAGKPSISRSFGLQPDYPTGLSATAVFQYLNHETMNVTAGGLSAAQLDKSKLTFYVSGNGGAGFINKGRTSTDGATEVTLANLTQFATTTLGEDDGTLPVHMLYFTAIHAADGALLNWGTASELNNAGFDVQVSIDGVSFSTLATIKPATATSDAPLNYSYTDKEAQSGTRYYRLRQVDLDGVESFTPVRILTFKGTNQASVAAASIFPNPFRDGDQLQVAVQLAQAGGVQVHMTDLLGREVANKVTTIAAGSATIAVPQPQSLPSGLYLVRVTLPDGEVQQLKVEKK